In a genomic window of Drosophila takahashii strain IR98-3 E-12201 chromosome 3L, DtakHiC1v2, whole genome shotgun sequence:
- the LOC108055174 gene encoding Golgi-associated plant pathogenesis-related protein 1 isoform X1 yields the protein MHFKIICFFMALECNGVFCIGLRSLILEAHNRRRAKYGNQPLVLDEKLSEECKKYAQQLVADGEGCTDVDSEDEMHSDELHGLGPIDGNYTQNICVFHDAKPRACVRDWFHYRGYRNNRKYYQFTAMIWNASTKLGVGLARIKDTRYLVVRYAPPGNILKDMQFNVPKRLTHFWDKYDEAINVDYDDNGKPSTTTDLNSGSELYANWLLFITYILVHLFSSLWILWIT from the exons atgcattttaaaattatttgcttttttatgGCCCTTGAG TGCAATGGGGTATTTTGTATAGGCCTACGTTCTTTAATCCTTGAGGCGCACAATCGCAGGAGGGCGAAGTACGGAAACCAACCTCTGGTCCTGGACGAAAAACTCTCTGaagaatgtaaaaaatatgcacAG CAATTAGTTGCGGATGGAGAAGGATGTACAGATGTCGATTCGGAGGACGAAATGCATTCGGATGAACTGCATGGACTGGGCCCAATTGATGGCAACTATACGCAAAACATCTGCGTTTTCCATGATGCTAAACCCAGGGCCTGCGTTCGAGATTGGTTCCATTATCGCGGCTATCgtaataatagaaaatattaccAATTTACGGCCATGATTTGGAACGCCTCCACTAAACTGGGCGTTGGTCTGGCGAGAAT AAAGGATACGCGTTACTTGGTGGTGAGGTATGCTCCACCTGGAAACATCCTTAAGGATATGCAGTTTAACGTACCAAAACGACTCACTCATTTTTGGGATAAATACGATGAGGCTATAAACGTTGACTATGATGATAATGGAAAACCCTCTACCACTACTGATCTTAACTCTGGATCGGAATTATATGCCAACTGgcttttgtttataacttaCATTTTAGTACATTTGTTTTCATCCTTATGGATTTTATGgattacttaa
- the LOC108055174 gene encoding uncharacterized protein isoform X2, translating into MHFKIICFFMALECNGVFCIGLRSLILEAHNRRRAKYGNQPLVLDEKLSEECKKYAQLRMEKDVQMSIRRTKCIRMNCMDWAQLMATIRKTSAFSMMLNPGPAFEIGSIIAAIVIIENITNLRP; encoded by the exons atgcattttaaaattatttgcttttttatgGCCCTTGAG TGCAATGGGGTATTTTGTATAGGCCTACGTTCTTTAATCCTTGAGGCGCACAATCGCAGGAGGGCGAAGTACGGAAACCAACCTCTGGTCCTGGACGAAAAACTCTCTGaagaatgtaaaaaatatgcacAG TTGCGGATGGAGAAGGATGTACAGATGTCGATTCGGAGGACGAAATGCATTCGGATGAACTGCATGGACTGGGCCCAATTGATGGCAACTATACGCAAAACATCTGCGTTTTCCATGATGCTAAACCCAGGGCCTGCGTTCGAGATTGGTTCCATTATCGCGGCTATCgtaataatagaaaatattaccAATTTACGGCCATGA